The window TCGGATTGTATCGTCGAGTTGACCACCAGCTATCGCTACAGCGCAGACAGCGGCATCGGCCGCCTGGCGCGAGCGATCAACGCTGGCGACGCCGAGGCGGCGCTGAGGATCCTCGACTCCAGCGACCATCCCGACGTCGTCCTCATCGAACCCTCGTCGACGCCCGCGCTCAGCGAATCGCTTCGCGACGCGGCGGTGGGCGGGTTCGGCGCGTACCTCCGCGCGCGCGATCCACGCGAACAGCTCTATGCCTTGGAACATTTCCGCATCCTGTGCGCTCTCCGCCGCGGCCCCAGCGGCGTCGCGACAATCAATCAACAGATCGAGGACGCGCTGGCCGACGCCGATCTCATCCGACCCAACACGTCGACGTACATCGGCCGGCCGATCATGGTGACGCGCAACGACTACCAAGTGAATCTCTTCAACGGCGATGTTGGGGTGATTGCTCCGGAGTCAGATCATGCGGATCGCAGGCAAGTAATCTTCCCGGCCGACAAGGGTCAACTGCGCCGGCTGTCAGTGTCGCGCCTTCCGCCGCACGAAACCGCGTATGCGATGAGCGTGCACAAGAGCCAGGGATCGGAGTTCGACGAGGTCGCCGTGGTGCTGCCGGCGCAGCCATCGCCGGTGCTGTCGCGTGAACTCCTCTACACGGCAGTCACCCGCGCGCGCCGCGCGGTGACGATTCACGCGTCGCGTGAAGTCGTGGCGCAAGCCATCGCTCAGTGTATCGAGCGGACATCAGGGCTGCGGGATTTGCTTTGGACCTAAAAAGAAGATGAACCTCCAAGTCGCCAAGGGCGCCAAGAAGAGAGACCTCAGAGCGCGGTGAAGCTATCGGACGCCTTGGCTCAGATCGCCTGGCTCCGTTCGATCATCTGCACGAATGCCTCTTCCAGTTCGTTTGCCGCGAACTGGTTCTCGAATACCTCCGGCACGGCCGCCAAGACACGCGCCCGCAGCGCGGCGCGCGCCGCCGGGTCGGTGGCCAACCGCACCGCCGTCTCGACGTACGCCGCTGGCGTCGTCGCGATGCCATCGTCGATGCCGACGCTGCGATACAACTCCGCGGTGTAGCGGCTGCGGGGCATCTCGCCCGGGAGGGTTACCACGATCGCGCCGGCAACGAACGCGTCGTACGCGGTGTTCGAGCCGCCGAAGTGGGGTGTGTCGAGCGTGACGTGGGCGGAGGCGAGCAAGCGCATGTAGTCGTCGGGCGCGGGCCGGGGCAGGATCACCAACCGATCGCCGAGGTCGGGCAACGTGTCGCGCCAGCGCGCGCGCAGCAACTCGGCGAGCATCACCGAGTTGTCCCCCGCAAACACCGCAACCCCGTGCGGATCGGCGCGCAAGATGGCACCGAGGAGCGCGTCCATGTCCGGATGCACCTTGCGCAGATTCTGCGCGCAGAAGTAGACGTGCGCCGCCTCGGGCAAACCGAACCCCGTCAGCGGCTCCGGACGCGGCATCGCCGGCGGCCGGACGCAATAGGCGGGCAGGTGCGGCAGACGCACCAGGTGCTCACTGAAGAACCGCTCGGTACCCGCTGGCGCCAGCGCTTCGCTGGTGATGTGGTAGTCCAACTCCGGCGCGGCGCTGGTCTCGGGCCAGCCCCACCCCGTGCATTGCACCGGCGCGAGTCGGCAAAACGGGAGAAAGTAGTTGGTGGCGTCCGTCCCGACTTCCCAGAAGTAGATCAGGTCGAACGCGGCGGCACGCAGCTGCGCGGTCGCCTGGTCGAAGCGGGGTGAGAGCGCGAGCAGGTGCACGTCGCGGTTGTGCAGGCTGCGGCGCACGAGATCCATCGCCGCCCGCGGACCCGCCACCGTCACGCGCCATCGACGCCGGTCGAGCCGATCGATGAGGCCGCCCATGCAGCGCAAGAACACGCCCTCGTGCGTGGCGGTCACGACGAAGCCCACGTGCCGGACCCCGTTGGTGCTCGGCCGGCGTTGCAGTGGCTCGAGCGGAAACGATCCTTCGAACAGCCGACTGTATGCCCGCTTCAACGGGAGATTGTCGCGGCCGTGATACGCCCACAGGAACGGCGCCTCGGCGCGGCTCGCCTGCACGTCGCGCATCGCCAGACGCAAGCCGCGCGTGGCGAACACGCCAATCACCGACTCCACCCGTGCGCGGTACGCGTCGAGATCCGCCACGCTGGCCCACACCGGCGGACCGAGCAGCTCGCGGTGCAGCGTGAGCGTGGGGCTGTCCTGGATCGCCAAAGCCTGCCCGAACGCGGCGCGCGCCTGCGCCACGTCGCCGCGATGCTCGCAGATGATGCCGACGTTGACGTGGGCCTCGGCGAGATTCGGATCGAGTCGCCGCGCCTGCTCGAAGTACGGCAACGCCGCAGCATCGTTCTGTTCGTTGAGCAGCATCGCCCCGAGATCGTTGTGGGCACGTGCGGATCCAGGCTCGGCCTTGACCAGTTGTTCGAGGCAGCGCCGCGCATCGCGGTTGCGGCCGACTTCCCAGAACAGCCCGCCGAGTTCGCGCAACACCACGGCGTTGCCGGGCTCGACCTTCCGCGCGCTTTCCAGGTGACCGATGGCTCCGTCAAGATCGCCGCGCTCGCGCAGCAGCATGGCGAGGTTGCTGTGCGCGCGCACCGACGTCTCATCGACGGCGAGCGCGTGCTGATAGCACGCGATCGCGGCGTCGAGGTCGCCCAGGCGATGCTGCGCGGTGCCGAGGTTGACGTGCGCGTTGACGTGCCGCGGATCGAGCCGCAACGCGGCCTCGTAGTGCGCGACCGCCTCGGTGAAGTGGCCGGCTTTCGCGAGATCATTGCCGAGCTGGTACTCGGCGCGCGCGGCGTCCGGAGTGGCCGGCGACGCCGGTCGCGGCGGCCCGCCCGCGGGCGGCAGGCGCGCGGCGTGCGACGCCGGATCCGCCACATGCAGCCGCGCGAAGGTCGGGGTTGGCTGCGTATCGATCGTCAGCAGCCGCTGGATCTCGTCGGTCTGGAACCCCAGCGCCATCGGCCGCCGGACGCCCGGGAGCACCGCGACATCGTAGAGCTCGATGACGACGCCCTCCATCTGCAGCCAATGCGCCACCGTGCCGCTGCGCAGATCGATGACCCACAACCCGCAGCGCGCGTCGCTGTCCTTCTCCCGCAGGCGGTCGTCCAGCGCCAAGCCCGAGAACGCGCGCTCCTGGCGCGGCTTGGAGAGCCCGACGATCGCGTAGTCGCCATGCACGGCCATGCCCCGCATGTAGCCTGGGCAGAACGCCACCGGCTCGAAGCGGCCGGCGCGGTGATCGACCCACCCGAGTTCCCCAGCGCCCGAATTCAGCACCCACAAGCGATCGCGGTAGACCCGCGGCGAATGCGGCATCGACAAACTGTCGAGCACAATCTCGTTGTCTTCGACCTCGATCACACAGCCACCGGCGTGCCGGCGCTCGCGCCATCCCGCCGCCACGTCGGATCGGCTCACCGCGGTCATGTACGCCGGCTGCCCGTCGATCATGGCCAGCCCGTTCAAATGACAGCGATCTTCCGGCGCCAAGCGCGAGATGAATGGCGGCTGCCACAGCGGCGCGAAGCTGTAGCGCTCGCTGACCGCAGCCAGACAACTGTAGAGCGTGTTGACGAACACGATGCGCCCGGCGCGGTCCAGCGCCACATCGTGGGCGTCGACATCGCCCGTCGTGTGGCTGCGCCGCGGCACGTAGACGCGGTCGTAGCCGTCGTGCTGCTCGCCCGGCGGCAAGGCGTTGGTCAATTCCCACAGCTGCCAGCGGGTGGTCATGTGGAGTCGTTCCGATGTCGCGTGCAAGCCCATCGGCCGGTCGAAGTGCCGTTCGAAGGTCGACAGCGCCCCATCGGGCTTGAGCCCGATCAGGAACAGGCGATTGGTCTGGTAGGTGGTAAACGCCAGGCTGATGGCGGCGTCATGCAGCCAGGACAGGAAGTGCCGGGAAACGGTGATCTCCATGAGCGGCCGCGAACCCATCACGAAACGGGGAGGACATGCAACCGGCGCGGCTGATGAGGAGCAAAGTTCTCATCGCGAAAACACGAAAGGGCGACCGCACGAATTCGACATCGAGGCCCCCGTCTCCCGCCGTCATTCCGGCGGACGCCGGAATCCAGTCCGATGACTCCCGCCCTGATGACCCGCCCGGCCCCTCAGCGCTGATTGACTTCGACGCGGCTAGTTCGCTATTCCGTTGCGGCAATAGTTTCGATGTCGTGAGAAAGGTGGCGGGCTGATGAGCACAGGAGCAGGCGAGCGGTTGAGCGCGGCGGCGGTGCTGGAGGAAGCCAGCCAGACGCTGGTGCGGTTGCAGCGGGTGCGCGGCGCGTCGGCCACGACGCGGCGGCGGATGGCGCGGGCGGCGGCGGTGATGCTGGCGGCCGCGGGTCTGGTGGCGGGGGCCTCGCTGGCCCCGGCGCACGCGGCTACGCCGAACTTTCTGAGCCCGTTTCCCTTCGGCCTCGGCAACGTGGGAGCCTTCAGCAGCCCCAGCTTCGCCGACCTCGACGGCGACGGCGACCTCGACGCCTTCATCGGAAGCCTCGCCGGCAACACGATCTACTTTGCGAACACGGGCAGCAGCGCGGCGCCGGCCTTCGCCGCCTCGTCCGCCAACCCCTTCGGCCTCGCCGGTGTGGGAGGAGGCGCCAGCAGCCCCAGCTTCGCCGACCTCGACGGCGACGGCGACCTCGACGCCTTCATCGGGAATGGCGACGGTGACACGATCTACTTCGCGAACACCGGCAGCAGCGCGGCGCCGGCCTTCGCCGCGTCCTCCGCCAACCCCTTCGGCCTCGCCGATGTGGGAGCCTTCAGCAGCCCCACCTTCGCCGACCTCGACGGCGACGGCGACCTCGACGCCTTCATCGGAAACCTCGCCGGCAACACGATCTACTTTGCGAACACGGGCAGCAGCGCGGCGCCGGCCTTCGCCGCCTCGTCCGCCAACCCCTTCGGCCTCGCCGGTGTGGGGACCCCGACGGCGACGGCGACCTCGACGCCTTCATCGGGGAACGCGAGGGCAACACGTTCTACTTCGAGAACACGGGCAGCAGCGCGGCGCCGGCGTTCGCCGCCTCCGCCGCCAACCCCTTCGGCCTCGCCGCTGTGGGAACCTTCAGCAGCCCCAGCTTCGCCGACCTCGACGGCGACGGCGACCTCGACGCCTTCATCGGGGAACGCAACGGCAACACGATCTACTTCGCGAACACGGGCAGCAGCGCGGCGCCGGCCTTCGCCGCCTCCGCCGCCAATCCCTTCGGCCTCGCCGATGTGGGATACAACAGCAGCCCCAGCTTCGCCGACCTCGACGGCGACGGCGACCTCGACGCCTTCATCGGGGAAGGCTACGGCAACACGATCTACTTCGCGAACACGGGCAGCAGCGCGGCGCCGGCCTTCGCCGCCTCGTCCGCCAACCCCTTCGGCCTCGCCGATGTGGGCTCCGACAGCAGCCCCACCTTCGCCGACCTCGACGGCGACGGCGACCTCGACGCCTTCATCGGGGAAACGAACACCGGCAGCAGCGCGGCGCCGGCGTTCGCCGCCGCGTCCGCCAACCCCTTCGGCCTCGCCGATGTGGGATACAACAGCAACCCCAGCTTCGCCGACCTCGACGGCGACGGCGACCTCGACGCCTTCATCGGGGAGCTCTTCGGCAACACGATCTACTTCCAGAACACGGGCAGCAGCACGGCGCCAGCCTTCGCCGCCTCGTCCGCCAACCCCTTCGGCCTCGCCGATGTGGGATCCCGCAGCAGCCCCGCCTTCGCCGACCTCGACGGCGACGGCGACCTCGACGCCTTCGTCGGGGAAGTCAACGGCAACACGATCTACTTCGCCAACACGGGCAGCAGCGCGGCGCCGGCGTTCGCCGCCGCGTCCGCCAACCCCTTCGGCCTCGCCGATGTGGGATACGACAGCAGCCCCACCTTCGCCGACCTCGACGGCGACGGCGACCTCGACGCCTTCATCGGGGACCGCGAGGGCAACACGTTCTACTTCGAGAACTCCGGCTGCGGGAACGGCGGCGTGGATGCGGGCGAGGAGTGCGACGACGGCAACACGAACAACGCCGACGGCTGCAACACGCTCTGCCAGACGCCGGGCGGTGACGCCGACGCCGACGGAGTGACCAATGCGGTCGAGAACGCCGGCCCCAACGGCGGCGACGCCAACGGCGACGGCATGCCCGACAGCACGCAGCCGAACGTCGGCTCGCTCCCCGGCGCCACCGACGGCACCTACCAGACCCTCGTCACCGACGCGGCGTGTCCGATCGAGAATCTGGCGGCACAGGCGCTCAACCCGGCGGGGTGGAGCTTGCCCTTCGGCGCGTTGAGCTTCGAGCTACCGGGCTGCGAGAGCACGCGCGTGACGATCTACTACCATGGCCGCGACAGCTTGGCGTCGCCGCCGTTCCAATATGTGAAGCAGGGCCCGAACCCACCGGGGGCGGCGAACGACGTGACCTACACGCTGTCGGCGGGCGCGCCGCACATGCTGGTGATGGGCAGCGCCAATCTGGGCTTCGACCCGGCGGTGGCGTTCGCCGCCTTCACGCTGAGTGACAACGTGGTCGGCGACGACACGGGCAACGACCACCGCATCGTGGACCAAGGCGGGCCCGGCCTGAAGGTGACGCCGGCGGCGGTGCCGGTGTTGGGCTGGTCCGGCCTCTCGGCCGCGGTCCTCGGCCTGCTCGGCCTCGCGCGGCGCCGCCTGCGCTGAACGCGGCGGCGCTGCTGGAGGGAGCCAGCTAGGCGCTGGTGCGATCCAGCGGCGAGGCCGAGCGCAAGCAGCGCACAAGTAGTGCGCGACTAAGCGATCGGGAACACCGAGGAGCCGCACGCCGCAGGTGCCATGAGTTGCTTGAACTGCGAGAGCGACCGCTCGGCCGGCAAGAAGCTCGGCTGCGATTGCGGCGCGCCGACCTCGCGCCCATGGCAGTAGACGCCGGCATGCGGTTCAACGTCTGCGTGGCGCGGTGGCCGGGGCCGATCCCGTATTTCGAGGCGTACCGCGAAGTGGCCGAGAGCGTGCGCGACGGCCTGCAGCGGCTTGGCCACGACGCCCGGCTCTCGACGCACCGGATCGAGCGCGATCGCGTCAACATCTTGTTCGGTGTCCAGCTCCTTGCCGCCGATCGCCTGGCCAAACTTCCTCCCGACACCATCTTCTACAACCTCGAGCAGATCCCGGAGGGCCCTCTGAAGCCCTCCTACCATGCGATCGGCTCGCGCTTCGCGCTGTGGGACTACAACAAGCGCAACGGTGCCCGGCTGCAACAGCTCGGCGTGGCGCGGGCCATCTACGTGCCGATCGGCTACGCCCCCGTGCTGCGTCGCATTGCGCCGGCGCCGCGCCTCGATATCGATGTGCTGTTCTACGGCCTGGTCGACGACCATCGCGGCCGCATCCTCGAGGAGCTGCGACGGCGGGGCCTACGAGTCGAGGTGGCGCAAGGCGTCTACGGCGCAACTCGCGACACGTTCATCGCGCGCGCACGGGTGGTGCTCAACCTGCACCTCCACAAGACGCGCGTCTTCGAAATCGTCCGCGTATCGTACGTGCTCGCGAATTCCAAAGCGGTGGTTTCCGAATGCGGTCCCGACACTGAGATCGAGGATGACATGCGCGAGGCGGTCGCCCTGGCCGAGTACGAGCGCGTGGCCGACCTGTGCGAGGCTGTGGTCCGCGATGACGACCGACGGCGTGAGTATGAGCGGAAGGGTTTCGAAGTCATCTCACTCCGCGACCAGAGTCGCATCCTCGATGATGCGCTCCGCAAGACCTTCGCGCGTCATGGGTGAGGCACGGTGCCCGCGGTCAGCGCGCGAGCCAGAAATGCTTCCAGGTTGTGCACTGCGTCGCGGCTTTCGAAAACCTTCGCTTCGCCGGCGCGGATGTGCTCGATCAACACGGCGCGCCAGGCCGGATCGAGGCAACCGTCGAGCGTATTGATGAAGGCGATGCCACCCGTCTGCCTGGCGGCTGCGTCAATCGGCCGGTGAAGCGTCCGCAGGTGGCGCGGCTGGTCGCAGAGGGGTTCACCGACTCGGCCACTGCGGCGGTGGTGCTCTTAGCGCCTTGGCGGTGAAGCCATCGAACGTCTACGTCCGCGTCCCGAGTACGCGTTCCGCGTTGGTGTGCAAGATCGCGGCACGGGCCGGGTCGTGTTCCTTGGTGACGATGAGCACCTTCGCCAGTGTTGCGGCCAACGGGTAGAAGGGCCAGTCGGTGCCGAAGAGCAACTTCTCGTAACCGAGCGTGTGGATCAGCTCGTGCAATTGGGTCACCCCTTGTCCCGAAATTTCCAGCCAGACGTTCGCGTGCTGCTGCGCGACGGGGATCGCATCGGCGACGTCGCGTGCGCCGGCGTGGCCGAGGACGAAGCGGACTTGCGGGAACGACGTGATGGCGGCCACGTAGCGACGGATCAGCGCGTACGGGCGCATGAACGCCGGCTCGATGCCGGAGCGGCCGCCGTGAAAGATCACCGGCAGATTCAAGCGACCGCACTCCTCATACAGCTCCATCGCAGCCGGCTCGTCGGGAAAGAGGCGTTGCATCTCGGGATGGACCTTCACCCCACGGACACCGCGCTGCGCATAGCCGCGCAGTTGCGTGCGCCAACCGACATCGCGCGGGTGAACGGAGGCAAAGGGGATCAATCGTTCGCCGGCGTCAGAGTTGGCGATGGCGTCGAGCACGTGCGCGGTCGGGTCTTCACCAAACGGCAGCCCGGTGGCGATGGGCAGTATCGCGATCTTAGCCACGCCCACCGCGTCCATCTCCGCCAACAAGTTCGGAATGGTGTGCGTGGCTGCGGCCTGACTGCCGAACAGCAGACTGTCGCGCACCTCGCGCGACAGATCGTCGTGCATGGCCTCGGTGAAATTTGCATTGATGTAGACGTCGAGATCGAGCGTGCACGGCGGGTCGGTGCGATCGCAATCGAGCAAATACTGGATTCGCGGCGTGCGCTGGAGCAGGTCGACCGGCGGCGCGAAGAGGTGCGCCCAACCGAGGTGCGCGTGGAAGTCGAATACCGCCGGCAGCTCCGCCTTCGTACGCAGCACGCCGTGCGCATCGAGTTCGAACCACGGTAGGTCGGCCAGCCCGCGATAGCCGCTGAAGCGCAGCGGGCCATACGGACCCGTGCCGGAGCGCGCCGCTTCATCGCGCATCTGCGCGGCGAGACGGACCGCATCGTCATCCGTGTAATCCTCTGAGTGAGTGCACCCGGACGCACCGGCCAGCGCTGCCAGCGCGAGCTTCAAGAAGTGG is drawn from Deltaproteobacteria bacterium and contains these coding sequences:
- a CDS encoding TIGR03032 family protein — protein: MGSRPLMEITVSRHFLSWLHDAAISLAFTTYQTNRLFLIGLKPDGALSTFERHFDRPMGLHATSERLHMTTRWQLWELTNALPPGEQHDGYDRVYVPRRSHTTGDVDAHDVALDRAGRIVFVNTLYSCLAAVSERYSFAPLWQPPFISRLAPEDRCHLNGLAMIDGQPAYMTAVSRSDVAAGWRERRHAGGCVIEVEDNEIVLDSLSMPHSPRVYRDRLWVLNSGAGELGWVDHRAGRFEPVAFCPGYMRGMAVHGDYAIVGLSKPRQERAFSGLALDDRLREKDSDARCGLWVIDLRSGTVAHWLQMEGVVIELYDVAVLPGVRRPMALGFQTDEIQRLLTIDTQPTPTFARLHVADPASHAARLPPAGGPPRPASPATPDAARAEYQLGNDLAKAGHFTEAVAHYEAALRLDPRHVNAHVNLGTAQHRLGDLDAAIACYQHALAVDETSVRAHSNLAMLLRERGDLDGAIGHLESARKVEPGNAVVLRELGGLFWEVGRNRDARRCLEQLVKAEPGSARAHNDLGAMLLNEQNDAAALPYFEQARRLDPNLAEAHVNVGIICEHRGDVAQARAAFGQALAIQDSPTLTLHRELLGPPVWASVADLDAYRARVESVIGVFATRGLRLAMRDVQASRAEAPFLWAYHGRDNLPLKRAYSRLFEGSFPLEPLQRRPSTNGVRHVGFVVTATHEGVFLRCMGGLIDRLDRRRWRVTVAGPRAAMDLVRRSLHNRDVHLLALSPRFDQATAQLRAAAFDLIYFWEVGTDATNYFLPFCRLAPVQCTGWGWPETSAAPELDYHITSEALAPAGTERFFSEHLVRLPHLPAYCVRPPAMPRPEPLTGFGLPEAAHVYFCAQNLRKVHPDMDALLGAILRADPHGVAVFAGDNSVMLAELLRARWRDTLPDLGDRLVILPRPAPDDYMRLLASAHVTLDTPHFGGSNTAYDAFVAGAIVVTLPGEMPRSRYTAELYRSVGIDDGIATTPAAYVETAVRLATDPAARAALRARVLAAVPEVFENQFAANELEEAFVQMIERSQAI
- a CDS encoding VCBS repeat-containing protein — its product is MGTFSSPSFADLDGDGDLDAFIGERNGNTIYFANTGSSAAPAFAASAANPFGLADVGYNSSPSFADLDGDGDLDAFIGEGYGNTIYFANTGSSAAPAFAASSANPFGLADVGSDSSPTFADLDGDGDLDAFIGETNTGSSAAPAFAAASANPFGLADVGYNSNPSFADLDGDGDLDAFIGELFGNTIYFQNTGSSTAPAFAASSANPFGLADVGSRSSPAFADLDGDGDLDAFVGEVNGNTIYFANTGSSAAPAFAAASANPFGLADVGYDSSPTFADLDGDGDLDAFIGDREGNTFYFENSGCGNGGVDAGEECDDGNTNNADGCNTLCQTPGGDADADGVTNAVENAGPNGGDANGDGMPDSTQPNVGSLPGATDGTYQTLVTDAACPIENLAAQALNPAGWSLPFGALSFELPGCESTRVTIYYHGRDSLASPPFQYVKQGPNPPGAANDVTYTLSAGAPHMLVMGSANLGFDPAVAFAAFTLSDNVVGDDTGNDHRIVDQGGPGLKVTPAAVPVLGWSGLSAAVLGLLGLARRRLR
- a CDS encoding amidohydrolase family protein; this translates as MILLTPEMDRRHFLKLALAALAGASGCTHSEDYTDDDAVRLAAQMRDEAARSGTGPYGPLRFSGYRGLADLPWFELDAHGVLRTKAELPAVFDFHAHLGWAHLFAPPVDLLQRTPRIQYLLDCDRTDPPCTLDLDVYINANFTEAMHDDLSREVRDSLLFGSQAAATHTIPNLLAEMDAVGVAKIAILPIATGLPFGEDPTAHVLDAIANSDAGERLIPFASVHPRDVGWRTQLRGYAQRGVRGVKVHPEMQRLFPDEPAAMELYEECGRLNLPVIFHGGRSGIEPAFMRPYALIRRYVAAITSFPQVRFVLGHAGARDVADAIPVAQQHANVWLEISGQGVTQLHELIHTLGYEKLLFGTDWPFYPLAATLAKVLIVTKEHDPARAAILHTNAERVLGTRT